The Lachnospiraceae bacterium KM106-2 nucleotide sequence TCTATTAGCATACGGCCATAACACTGATTTAATTTTTTTTCATCCGTAACAACACCATCTACAAGACTCTCCACATAACCACGTAATACGGTCATCGGCGTACGAAGCTCATGAGAAACATTTGCAAAAAAGTCCATTCTCATCTGCTCTAAATCGTTTCGAGCCTTTTCGTTTTCCTCTAGACGAGTCGCCAGTATATCTACTGTATTGGCTAACTTTGCAATCTCATCATTTCCTTTTACATTAGTTCTCTCTTCATAATGCCCCTCCGATAAACGCATTGCCGTCTTTCCAATTCCCGTGATCGGAGAGGTTAGTCTCTTTGCAAACTTAAGCGCAAGTAAGATAGATAGAATCAATGCTACTAATACACTCATTCCAAAAAGGAACATCACCTTTTTCATCTCATCTTCCTGTTGCTTAATCGGTGATATCAGTAAAACCGCACCAACGACATCCTGGTTATCATTATAAATTGGTGTTCCCATCATCATTGTAACATTATCGTAGATCTTATTATATCCACTAGTACTATAAGTCTCTCCTTGAAAAGACTTTTTAATAACAAGTCTCTCATTTGGAGTAAGCTCCGATTCCTGATAATCTACGTTCACCATAATTTTATCAAGCGGTTTCTTCGCGTCCGGATTCTTAATGATCCAGACATCACTGGATAACGATACACTTAGCATATCTAAATATGCTGCGTAATCCGTATAATCTTCTGATATTACATACTGCGATAACTGCTCTGATATACTTTCTACTTGCTGACTTAATAAATCTTTATAGGAATTTGTCACACTCTCTTTATAGACACTGACATAGATTAATGCTATCAAACAAGAAAAAACAAGAAGCAATATAGTAAAATACTTGCACACTTGATAGATTAGCTTACGACTCTTTTTCTCTTTTCGTAATTTCATCATCTAACCCTCTTTAGTCATTTGCGATTTCGAATTTATATCCCATTCCCCAAATCGTCTTAATATTCCATCTTGGGTGAGGTACTTGATCTAACTTAGCACGAAGTCGCTTAATATGAGAGTCTACTGTACGACTATCACCATAATAATCATATCCCCATAGACTATCTAATAAATTATCTCTTGTAAAAACCTTATTCGGATTCCCTGCCAGAGTCCACATGGTCTCAATCTCTTTCTTAGTAAGTTTGATTTTCTCCTCTCCAATATAAAGAGAATATTCATCTAAATTTATCTTCATATCTTCAATAACTAATTCATTATCATGATTCATACTTTTTTGCACTGTCTTGAATCTTCTAAGTACGGCTCTTACTCTTGCCATTACCTCACTTGGGCTAAACGGTTTTACTATGTAATCGTCTGCTCCAATATCTAAACCCATAATTTTCTCAAAATCTTCTCCTCTTGCACTGATCAAAATTACAGGGACATTGGATTTCCTACGAATTCTACGACATACCTCATATCCATCCAGCTTAGGCATCATTACATCAAGCAGCACCACATTAGGATTATATTTTAAAAATTGTTCATATGCTTCTTCGCCATCAGAACTGACTAGCGTCTCATACCCTTCTCGCTTTGCATATGTTTCTAATATATCTGTAATATCTTGATTATCATCTGCGATTAATATATACTCCATCATTTCTCTCCTCTTTCCAATTTCATTATAAAAAAGGGTATCTGTAAAAACAAGTAAAATTTTAAAATATCTTTTTGTCACATTTATGACAGTATCTTGACTTTTTTATGACATATCTTTTCAATATAATTGTAAAAAATTTATGAATGAAAGGACAATTTGTATGTTTAAATTTAAAGGGTTACGTAAACACCTCATTACATTTTCTATTCTCTTTTTCTTCGTCTTATGTGTCAGTTTCATTCCAGTAAGCAAAATTCAGGCTACATCAACAGACCAAGAGGGCCAAATGAATGCAGTCAAATTAACAAGTTATCGCAAAAAGCTCACAAAAGGGACAAAATATAAAATCAAACTAAAAAATATGACTCCTTACCTGGAAGCCACTTATAAATCAAATAACAAAGCGATCGCAACAGTCAATTCAAAAGGAACTATAACCGCTAAGCGTACCGGTAC carries:
- a CDS encoding phosphate regulon transcriptional regulatory protein PhoB; its protein translation is MEYILIADDNQDITDILETYAKREGYETLVSSDGEEAYEQFLKYNPNVVLLDVMMPKLDGYEVCRRIRRKSNVPVILISARGEDFEKIMGLDIGADDYIVKPFSPSEVMARVRAVLRRFKTVQKSMNHDNELVIEDMKINLDEYSLYIGEEKIKLTKKEIETMWTLAGNPNKVFTRDNLLDSLWGYDYYGDSRTVDSHIKRLRAKLDQVPHPRWNIKTIWGMGYKFEIAND
- a CDS encoding phosphate regulon sensor protein PhoR; the encoded protein is MMKLRKEKKSRKLIYQVCKYFTILLLVFSCLIALIYVSVYKESVTNSYKDLLSQQVESISEQLSQYVISEDYTDYAAYLDMLSVSLSSDVWIIKNPDAKKPLDKIMVNVDYQESELTPNERLVIKKSFQGETYSTSGYNKIYDNVTMMMGTPIYNDNQDVVGAVLLISPIKQQEDEMKKVMFLFGMSVLVALILSILLALKFAKRLTSPITGIGKTAMRLSEGHYEERTNVKGNDEIAKLANTVDILATRLEENEKARNDLEQMRMDFFANVSHELRTPMTVLRGYVESLVDGVVTDEKKLNQCYGRMLIECKGMERLIQDLLLLAKMENPHFKMELEPVDLIQVVEDVIRGAKVMCKDKNITIHYEKNCPYAFVLGDYDRLRQMFLAVVDNAVKFSYENNEICIHVKMYSNQKKVQISIIDHGIGMDEEELSKIFAKFYTSKISNNKDGTGLGLMIAKEIANKHGGIIEASSTKGKGSNLSFKFSTTDIPDLY